The Carassius gibelio isolate Cgi1373 ecotype wild population from Czech Republic chromosome B11, carGib1.2-hapl.c, whole genome shotgun sequence genomic sequence ACATGACATCGTTTGCaaccaaaacattttcatttgccAGACACCTTCTGCGTTAACCACGATAACTCCTTCTACTCCTTTCTGAGCCTGGATCCTCTTGATCGTCTTCTCTGCCTCATTCTGCAACATACACCCTCAAGTCATTAAAACGGCAAAATTGCTTAGTATTTAAGTTAATATAATTCAGAAAAGCAGCTCTGTGAAACCCCTAAGGTCTGCCAGCAGGAAAATGTAACGTTacatatttttgctttgtttattatatttactcGAGCAGTAACGTTCGCTGGTTAATAAGTGCCATAGCAAAGCCTTGCTGAAGTTAGCCTACAAAAACGTTAACCGACATAAGCTAACAAACACATACTTTGAATTTTAGAAATACATATTCAAGTTTAAGTGCTGAAATGTAACGTTACTTGCCATTTTTCCGTCGGTGAACTAGATATCgtatctctttgttttgtttttaaattaccgGTATACGTAATATGTCAACGGTCGGTTATGCTTAAGAGCAGTTCACAggtcgcgcctaaaaacgcgttgAAAACGGAAGCCACGCCGCTGCTTTCTGCTGGACTAGAGGAAAGTGTCTTCTCTCATACATACAAACAAACCAATACATATATGAAGAGGTTcattggaaaaaaacaacaacctttattttcaaaatgtaaaaaaataaaaataaattatatatatatatatatatatatatatatatatatatatatatatatatatatatatatatatatatatatatattttttttttaatcctgcatTGCAATTAatatcaatcaaactgcagttgggttgtTTTGATTAAACCATAATAACTTAAAAGTGcagctaacacaataaaaacaacacGATACAAAACATGATTGATGAAAATTGATAAAAACGGAGttatgtttttgtaaataaactcTTAATATAAAAACGAAATCTATTTTTTCACACGATTATTCAGAAATTAattcagatttgctgctcaagaaacatttttatccaTTGCAAGTATTACTTGATTAATGGATAGTTCAAAAGAATAtcattatttgaaacaaaaatattttgtaatgtttcacTTTCGATCAATGTAaggttataatttatttaaaaataatcacaacacaattcacaataaatttaatttatctaattaatttattaattagcaAAAAGGACAAAACAGTTGGTTTGGATGTTTATTGGTATGACATACAtactataataaaaacaattaatttacaaTAATAGAGGCTATAGAATCTGTAAACTGCAATCATGAAAGAAATGCATGCTCATACCAGACAATAAGCACAAAGTTCTTACACAAGACCTTTCTAAAAAGGCAAGTGAATGCAATGACACCtattttcaatcctgtcctggtgCTGTactttatgaaaacattttttacccctttaactgaaattattaattagCACCTGACTTGCCTAAAACAATGCTAATTTTAATGAAACAACATAtcactgaaattaatttagttggTCTCAGAACTAGGACAACAGACAATATGATAGACACCTAAAATATTTAGCAGTAGGCTGAAATGTGCTTAAACACACACAACAAGGACACAGGAACATCATTCAGTGCATGTTTCTAGTAAGATATCTTTGTGATTATATTTTCAGTGATTTTAACAGAGCATCTGTGAATATACTATAAAATCTAAAGAAATGAGGTGAAAGCTGGTTTCGTAATCTCTGCAATTCATTCAAATGCACTTTCAAATAGCCTTCACATAGATAAGTTCAATTCTCCAAAATTGAGAAATAACATTGTGCGTGTTTTTTGGGAGAATTAGGTCTAAGGATGTATGGCAGTCTAGTCAAGCTTTACATAATGACTATTCACAACCACAGCAGGGCTTCATACTCCACGTGTTCAGAACAACTCAGTGCTGGGTCCATTTGATGCTTTTAAGGTCAATGCCTTCCTGAACCATTTCCCATAACGGACTAAGagacaaagaaacaaaaaccATGAACAATCCCAATTTTTAAATCCTAatgttgtaaaaatgtacaacattctaaacatcaaacaaataaaacattacataacagtatcttaattaactttttttaatcagATAAAGCAAGCATGAACCGCTAACCTCATCTCCCTCAGCCGTTTGACCTGCTGAATACACTTCTCCACTGTATAGTCCACTTCCTCCTCGGTGGTAAATCTGCCAATTCCAaaccttacaaaaataaaataaaataggtcaTGTGCATCAAATCCCCTCATTACAGTTTGTGTGGTCATAGTTCATGGTTCAAgcaataaatgtatgtattagaCAATAGCTGCTACTACTTGTGTACTatcaatagctgctcgcataaaattcaaagcATTAATGTGTGCCTACAAAACCACATCTCTtccatttgaccctctaactctagcattttctattctaattctatacaacaaaaatatttaaaagtccATTTTAGACATGCATTCTATTCATTTACTAATtgcttattttctaaaaaaaaaaaaaaaaaaaaaaaaaaaagttctctatatctttttgtattctatccgttttctttttattatataataaaaaaaccttgctatgtgtactgcgttaagctaactgagacttgttatagcacttgcacaTCATTGCCCTTTTGTGGATTttaattgcttccattgtcctcatttgtaactCACTTATGATAAAAGCGGCTACTAAATGacttaatgtaaatgtacatgcaattttatatatattaagactAAAGATCTTTGCACACTCAGTTTTTTTCATATTCACCATCCTTTCTTTTCAAAGTACATGCTACGGATgtgaaaacacagaaaatcaAACCTGAtccgaattttttttttatgacgcaCGAAAGTTTCAGAGGCAGTGTGTAAACACGATTGACACAACGTGAGGTCGTCTTTATTTTTCAACTTAAAGAAAATTTCGGATTCCTTTAAGACCACAGATTATGTAACAAAGGCACACAGAAAGAGAAACTAGGCGTGTTGAGCATGACCTggaaaaaaacaaatcaacaacGTTTACACTGATATTACACAAAAACTACGAACCGAATAGATGAGTGTGCCAAGTCCTCATCTGCTCCTATTGCTCTAAGGACATAGGAGGGCTCCAAAGAAGCAGATGTGCAGGCGCTGCAACAAGAACAATGTTACTTCAGTATTATTCATGTACAATTATAGAaacttttttctaaatatttttaatccacttttattttaatatttgttggattcattttaacaaaattttttgtaattttgtcattcctatttttattttacttcactccttcaagactgttggaagaccatttcaggtgactacctcttgttaattcatagttttgatgccttcagtgtgattcatagtcatgaaaataaagaaaactctttgaatgagaaggtgtgtccaaacttttggtctgtactgtatatatatatatatatatatatatatatatatatatatatatatatatatatataattatccagctttgtaaagtaaaaatatcAGTAGTATAGTTGTAGTCTTTCTGTTTTACGTACTGAAAAATTGTAAACCCTGGTCAGACATTTTTAAACTACTGACCTTCCAGATGAAAGCGCAACATCTTTTAATGCCATCAACAGACTCTCCCCCTCAACATAGGCAAATGATAAATTGACACACCCTGCAGGAGGAAAGTGTTTTTAGATTACAAACTCAAGTCAACTTGGAACCTTTAAGAAAAATAGAAAGGTAGAAAGTCGAATCTTACCTGGGTACCTCTGCTCTGGGTCTCCATTCATCACAACATCAGGAATCTCTGACATGATCTTCTGCACGAGGCGATTTGCAAGCACTGTCACACGTTTGTGATCGTACTGAAAATAAACAGGAAGTGAAACCTGCATAAAATCAAATTTGGACTAACAGTAGAAAGTTTAACTCTAAAGTTAACTCTGAAGTCTCTACCTCTAACTCTTGCTGGGCAATCTCACAGGCGGCTCCGAAGCCTACGACTAAAGGTGTGGGCACGGTTCCTGAACGTAGACCCCTTTCCTGTCCCCCTCCATTCTGTAAAGGCTCAATACGAACTCTGGGTCTCCTCCTCACGTACAAAGCCCCAACTCCTAATAAACACAACCACtcattaatatattttggatAAATGTAACCCtttgtgtatttaaaatgtacaatacaCTACCTTTGGGCCCGTAGATCTTATGGCCGCTGATGGACATCAGATCCACTTTCCAATCATTGACATTAATGGGGATCTTTCCAACAGCCTGagcagcatcagtgtggaaaaacacatttttggacCTACACAGATGACCTGAAATCAAAAACATTGTTATAGAAGACATGAAGACTGGcaggtatatgtatatgtatatgcaggTATTAGagcattatattattaaaaagagTTACCTATTTCTTCGATTGGCTGTTTGACACCAATCTCATTGTTGACAGTCATTATAGACACCAAACTGGTATGTGGACTGATCCTTTCCTGTAATTGCTGAGAACGCgaattataagatttttttattattttttataaacgttgcaatcagtgttgggaaggtaacttcaaatgtaattacaattacaagttaccctattttatatgtaataagtagtgtaactatttcaattaatttttttaagttattattaacggattacatttgattattttggtGACTTTTCTTAATTCCTCAAAATTAATTTTCTAAATTTTAATCGGGCAGggttaaaataattaagattaatataattaatataattaaggtTAGATACcaattcaaaatcaaatcaagatatagtttaatagctatgataccaTTTTTGAAAGCAAATCTTTGCCTTGGAAAAAATAAACCATATACATAAAACCAACTAGGTAATAACACAGTAATTAAATAAGCATGTTTCCTAAAATCCTGAAACAccagtgttttatattttagagCGATCAATGCTATTTGGGAGAGAAATCTATTAAATCTGTGTTGTGTGTGAATATTCAGATGAAACCCCGTTTGTAACTGTTTTAGTCACTCCCAAACACTGATTGCAATCTACTGGAGCATCTATAAAATTATATAACTTCAACCATTAGACTTAGTTTGATGCAGGACTACCAATTTGTCAAACAAGGGAGTTGAGTGTGTAAaactttttaatattgttattttcgCTATTCTGATTGGTGCTGTAATTGGCTCGGAAATTGGACGGTTCCCCCTTAAGAAGGCTTACCTTCAAATCAATCAGTCCATTATTTTTCACAGGTAAATATGTTACTTCAAAACCCTCTGCCTCCAGAATTCGGCAGGAGTCCAGCACACACTTGTGCTCAGTCTGGGTGGTGATGATGTGGTTTTTCTTAGCCTTATAAAACCGAGCcacaccctttaaaaaaaaaaaaaaaaaaaagacaagacatAAAAGAACACCTAACAGATATTTAGTTATTTGCAGGGAATATTATATCAACTTTATTTATtgaacagtttattttaaaatatgcctAGCCATTTGTGTCCCTGCGTCCCACTTTCTCCTAATCCTAATCTTGCCTCACAGTAATGACATACTTACTTTGATTGACATATTGTTGGACTCAGTTGCACCACTGGTGAACACAATCTCCCTCGGGTCAGCACCAATAAGATCTGCTACTTGCTGAAGAGGAAATAAACATTTGTGCTACCATAAACAGTGCATTTTTGATTTAACCAAAATATTATGATTCAGTAAAGGCAACTCTCAGCTATCTGAGAAGAACGCTAATAATTCAGAGAATGTTCTTGCTTCTCTTATAAAAACATGCAAGAAAGAATCAAGACTAACTTTTCTCGCTTTTTCCATTGCGGTCTCGCTCTCCCATCCATAAGCGTGAGTCCTAGAATGTGGGTTCCCGTAGTAATTGACTTGATAGGGAAGCATGGCATCCAGAACCCTTGGGTCCTGGAAGATTCATCAATGAAAACAATGGCATGTAAACATGTTCTCATGCACTAGATTTTCGAGTCTGATTAGTTATATTATCTACATGGCAAGAGTTTAGTTAGGATGACTATAGCAGATGGGTACCATGGGTGTGGTGGCCTGAAAGTCCATATACAGCGGTCTTAGTTCATCCTTTTCAAGTTCCCTACTCTTGATCAACTCTGTGGAAAAAGAGAGGCATGTTCATCAAAGTCACTGACTGGAATAAATACAGGCATATTAGAAAGTATTAACATGCCAGCTTTCTAATACCTCTATTAGCACAGCCTTGTAGAGTATTAGATTAGGAAATTTGATTTACTTATAACGTTACTGTACCTTTCTGCTTCTGCACAGGGTTAACAGCGCTTTGAGCGAAGCTCAGTCGACGGCTGGAGATCACACACATGGAGTCCACAAGTTTACTTGAAAGAATCCTGTTCATCATATTTATGCAATTACAGTTTtctcaaagaaaataaatgacagaaataaTGAAGATAGCTTCTTATAAAGCCTTCGTCAaccaattaataaacaaatatattattcGGGCAACTTTAGAGGCGATGACATGCCCACTATCTTCAAACAGTATGTC encodes the following:
- the LOC127968431 gene encoding cysteine desulfurase, mitochondrial-like isoform X2 codes for the protein MMNRILSSKLVDSMCVISSRRLSFAQSAVNPVQKQKELIKSRELEKDELRPLYMDFQATTPMDPRVLDAMLPYQVNYYGNPHSRTHAYGWESETAMEKARKQVADLIGADPREIVFTSGATESNNMSIKGVARFYKAKKNHIITTQTEHKCVLDSCRILEAEGFEVTYLPVKNNGLIDLKQLQERISPHTSLVSIMTVNNEIGVKQPIEEIGHLCRSKNVFFHTDAAQAVGKIPINVNDWKVDLMSISGHKIYGPKGVGALYVRRRPRVRIEPLQNGGGQERGLRSGTVPTPLVVGFGAACEIAQQELEYDHKRVTVLANRLVQKIMSEIPDVVMNGDPEQRYPGCVNLSFAYVEGESLLMALKDVALSSGRFGIGRFTTEEEVDYTVEKCIQQVKRLREMSPLWEMVQEGIDLKSIKWTQH
- the LOC127968431 gene encoding cysteine desulfurase, mitochondrial-like isoform X1, whose amino-acid sequence is MMNRILSSKLVDSMCVISSRRLSFAQSAVNPVQKQKELIKSRELEKDELRPLYMDFQATTPMDPRVLDAMLPYQVNYYGNPHSRTHAYGWESETAMEKARKQVADLIGADPREIVFTSGATESNNMSIKGVARFYKAKKNHIITTQTEHKCVLDSCRILEAEGFEVTYLPVKNNGLIDLKQLQERISPHTSLVSIMTVNNEIGVKQPIEEIGHLCRSKNVFFHTDAAQAVGKIPINVNDWKVDLMSISGHKIYGPKGVGALYVRRRPRVRIEPLQNGGGQERGLRSGTVPTPLVVGFGAACEIAQQELEYDHKRVTVLANRLVQKIMSEIPDVVMNGDPEQRYPGCVNLSFAYVEGESLLMALKDVALSSGSACTSASLEPSYVLRAIGADEDLAHSSIRFGIGRFTTEEEVDYTVEKCIQQVKRLREMSPLWEMVQEGIDLKSIKWTQH